Proteins from one Bifidobacterium sp. ESL0732 genomic window:
- a CDS encoding MFS transporter: MAHDSVGTVIAASMVGTAIEFYDFYAYGTASANYFPKIFFSDKTNPTVALLVSLLTFAIAFIARPLGSLIFGHYGDKMGRKTTLVVSLMTMGLSTFLIGCLPTYSQWGLLAVVVLCLCRFIQGIGLGGEWSGAALVATENAPANKRALYGSFPELGAPIGFFLSNGTYFVLESFCTPAQMLAWGWRVPFLLSIVLVVVGLVVRVHMEETPIFRLAQEQKKTVKSPLKEVFRTSWRQVLQATFIVAVTYTLFYTLATWSLAWGTKTKREGGGGLGFTNREYLLMLMAGICVFALFIVLSCVYADKLGRRRVLMFSAVALVVFSFVFPYLLMGHRNFVEIMVFLCVGFALMGIAFGPVGAILPELFSANVRYSGSGLGYNLAAIVGAAFVPTVATWLSSHWGVKSVGLYMAVMAVCCLVALLTCRETKDTDFTA; the protein is encoded by the coding sequence ATGGCGCACGATTCGGTCGGTACCGTCATCGCCGCCTCGATGGTCGGCACGGCCATTGAATTCTATGATTTCTATGCCTATGGCACCGCCTCGGCCAACTATTTCCCGAAAATTTTCTTCTCGGATAAGACCAACCCGACCGTGGCGCTTCTGGTCAGCCTGCTGACCTTCGCCATCGCGTTCATCGCCCGCCCACTCGGCTCGCTGATTTTCGGGCACTACGGCGATAAGATGGGCCGCAAGACCACGCTGGTCGTCAGCCTGATGACCATGGGCCTCTCCACCTTCCTTATCGGCTGCCTACCGACGTATAGCCAGTGGGGACTGCTCGCGGTGGTCGTGCTCTGCCTCTGCCGCTTCATTCAGGGCATTGGTCTCGGCGGCGAATGGTCCGGTGCGGCTCTGGTCGCCACGGAAAACGCCCCGGCCAACAAGCGTGCGCTTTACGGCTCCTTCCCGGAGCTTGGCGCGCCTATCGGCTTTTTCCTCTCCAACGGCACGTACTTCGTGCTTGAGTCCTTCTGCACTCCGGCGCAGATGCTCGCTTGGGGCTGGCGTGTGCCGTTCCTGCTCTCCATCGTCCTCGTCGTGGTCGGCCTCGTCGTCCGCGTCCACATGGAGGAGACCCCGATCTTCCGCCTTGCCCAAGAGCAGAAGAAGACCGTCAAGTCGCCGCTCAAGGAAGTCTTCCGCACCAGCTGGCGTCAGGTCCTGCAGGCCACGTTCATCGTCGCGGTCACCTACACCCTCTTCTATACGTTGGCCACCTGGTCGCTCGCTTGGGGCACCAAGACCAAGCGCGAGGGCGGCGGCGGCCTCGGCTTCACGAATCGTGAGTATCTCTTGATGCTCATGGCTGGCATCTGCGTTTTTGCCCTGTTCATCGTGCTCTCCTGCGTCTACGCCGACAAACTCGGCCGCCGCCGCGTTCTGATGTTCTCCGCGGTCGCGCTGGTCGTCTTCTCCTTCGTCTTCCCCTACCTGCTGATGGGTCACCGCAACTTCGTGGAGATCATGGTCTTCCTGTGCGTCGGCTTCGCCCTGATGGGCATCGCGTTCGGCCCGGTCGGCGCAATCCTGCCCGAGCTGTTCAGCGCCAACGTCCGCTACTCCGGTTCCGGCCTGGGCTACAACCTCGCCGCCATCGTCGGCGCGGCTTTCGTCCCGACCGTGGCCACCTGGCTTTCGTCCCACTGGGGTGTCAAGTCCGTCGGCCTCTACATGGCCGTGATGGCAGTTTGCTGCTTGGTCGCTCTGCTGACTTGCAGGGAAACCAAGGACACCGACTTCACCGCCTGA
- a CDS encoding DUF5067 domain-containing protein gives MQEDNNPYGGDSMPQPNQYNDQTPYTSQQPTDSVQQPDDSAQQPSGTAQQQPSGTAQQQPSGTAQQQPSTTPVPQQPVDSTSQESMNQMPQQPSTNPVSQQQSSMGGMPPQQPMNPTLQQPMGMPPQQQMGMMPKRPGMALAALILGIIAIVMFWIPIVGIGCGIAALVTGIMSMRKIKANRLPGKNMSVAGIVTGIIGMVLSVVMAIASFSIGMNMVNKITNSSSSATTSVPSHGKSDPQKGLDTYNKTKGKELKGSGSFGGADVKIVSAQKGPNDDQGHPTVVITYQYKNTDTENHSFIDGVQDQVFQKGVALKSTYYRDEIQGFDEESRDTAVQPGGSLNVTVAYALNDETSPIDVELRSAVNFDDQTKITQTFNLK, from the coding sequence ATGCAGGAAGATAACAACCCATATGGTGGCGACTCAATGCCCCAGCCCAATCAGTACAACGACCAGACGCCATACACCTCTCAGCAGCCCACGGATTCGGTGCAACAGCCGGATGATTCGGCGCAGCAGCCCTCGGGCACAGCACAACAGCAGCCCTCGGGCACAGCACAACAGCAGCCCTCGGGCACAGCACAACAGCAGCCGTCGACGACCCCCGTGCCTCAGCAGCCGGTTGACTCGACATCGCAGGAGTCGATGAATCAGATGCCTCAGCAGCCGTCGACTAATCCTGTGTCTCAGCAGCAGTCGTCCATGGGCGGTATGCCGCCGCAACAGCCAATGAATCCGACATTGCAGCAGCCGATGGGCATGCCGCCCCAGCAGCAAATGGGAATGATGCCGAAGCGTCCGGGTATGGCCCTCGCCGCTCTGATTCTGGGCATCATCGCCATTGTCATGTTCTGGATTCCAATCGTAGGCATCGGATGCGGCATCGCCGCCCTTGTCACTGGTATCATGTCCATGCGCAAAATCAAAGCCAACAGGCTTCCCGGTAAAAACATGTCTGTTGCCGGTATAGTCACCGGTATTATCGGCATGGTCCTTTCCGTCGTTATGGCTATCGCTTCCTTCAGTATCGGAATGAACATGGTCAATAAGATCACGAATTCCTCAAGTTCCGCCACTACTTCCGTACCTTCGCATGGTAAGTCCGATCCGCAGAAGGGTCTTGACACTTATAACAAGACGAAAGGAAAGGAATTGAAGGGCAGCGGCAGCTTCGGAGGTGCTGACGTCAAGATCGTCTCTGCCCAGAAAGGCCCGAACGATGATCAGGGGCATCCTACAGTAGTCATTACCTATCAGTATAAAAATACCGATACCGAGAACCATTCCTTTATTGATGGCGTCCAAGACCAAGTGTTCCAAAAAGGCGTCGCTCTGAAATCAACATATTACCGTGATGAAATTCAGGGATTCGACGAGGAGTCCAGAGACACCGCCGTGCAACCTGGTGGCAGCTTGAATGTTACCGTTGCCTATGCGCTCAACGACGAAACCTCGCCGATTGATGTGGAGCTCCGCTCGGCCGTCAATTTCGACGACCAGACGAAGATTACGCAAACCTTCAACTTGAAGTAA
- a CDS encoding ATP-binding protein — protein sequence MINRPYYLDWLERWRDKEPIKVVTGMRRSGKSKILEIFRERLAADEGVNPKNIISINFESLDEDYPTEAKPLYDYIVKRLQSGQNYIFLDEIQHVEHFEKAVDALYIRKDTDIYITGSNAKLLSSELATLLTGRYVELNMFPLSFAEYRTTRPKSETPDQSFERYLTYGGLPYTTYLDDEQSIADYLGGVFNTILVKDIAARRPQIDIPAFSEVAAFLADNVGNLTSLTSIANTMKQEHASVSRNTIREYISALCENYLLFRADRYDIKGKSYLQTTEKYYLGDPGFRFWFLGKSGGDIGHRIENVVYLELLRRYRTVSIGKIGTKEIDFCAADADGVHYFQVSQTVLDNATLERELAPLQGIDDNHPKTLLALDHIGNGNHNGIKQENLLGWLLK from the coding sequence ATGATTAATCGTCCTTATTACTTGGATTGGCTGGAACGCTGGCGCGACAAAGAACCCATCAAAGTGGTCACCGGGATGCGCCGCAGCGGCAAGTCGAAAATACTCGAGATCTTCCGCGAACGCCTTGCCGCCGACGAAGGCGTCAATCCCAAGAACATCATCTCCATCAATTTCGAAAGCCTCGACGAGGACTACCCCACCGAAGCCAAGCCGCTTTACGATTACATCGTCAAACGCCTGCAATCCGGCCAGAACTATATTTTCCTTGACGAAATTCAGCATGTCGAGCATTTCGAGAAGGCAGTCGACGCGCTATACATCCGCAAAGATACGGATATCTATATCACCGGTTCGAACGCGAAGCTGCTTTCTAGCGAACTTGCAACGCTGCTGACCGGCCGTTACGTTGAACTCAACATGTTCCCACTTTCATTCGCCGAATACCGAACCACACGGCCAAAATCGGAAACCCCCGACCAATCGTTCGAACGCTATCTCACTTACGGGGGCCTGCCCTATACCACTTATCTTGATGACGAACAGAGCATCGCTGACTACCTTGGCGGCGTATTCAACACCATTTTAGTAAAAGACATTGCGGCAAGACGTCCCCAAATAGATATACCCGCATTTAGCGAAGTAGCTGCGTTTCTAGCCGATAACGTCGGGAATCTCACCTCGCTAACCAGCATTGCTAACACGATGAAGCAGGAGCATGCCTCCGTTTCACGGAATACGATCCGCGAATATATATCGGCGCTCTGCGAAAACTATTTGTTATTCCGCGCCGACCGCTATGACATCAAAGGCAAATCCTACCTGCAAACGACGGAAAAATACTACTTGGGCGACCCCGGTTTCAGATTCTGGTTCCTCGGTAAATCGGGCGGTGACATCGGTCATCGCATCGAAAACGTGGTCTATCTTGAACTTTTGCGGCGCTATCGCACCGTTTCCATCGGAAAAATCGGGACCAAAGAGATTGACTTTTGCGCCGCCGATGCTGATGGAGTTCACTATTTCCAAGTCTCGCAAACCGTACTCGACAACGCGACGCTGGAGCGCGAACTCGCGCCGCTGCAAGGCATCGACGACAACCACCCCAAAACCCTGCTGGCCTTGGACCACATCGGCAACGGCAACCACAACGGCATCAAGCAGGAAAATCTGCTCGGCTGGCTGCTTAAATAA
- the ilvC gene encoding ketol-acid reductoisomerase, which produces MAAQIWYEDDADLSVLDGKKVGIIGYGSQGHAHALNLRDSGVDVIVGLRPTSKSVEYAKEQGLEVMSVADMAKVADIIMFLAPDQYQGTIYKEEVEPNMKPDAALAFAHGFNIRYGYIKPGKGHMTFMVAPKGPGHIVRREYVAGRGVPVVVACENDDKGDGWAITLAYAKALGALRAGAIKTTFKEETETDLFGEQDVLMGGVNHLVETGFEVLTDAGYQPEIAYFEVCHELKMLVDLMNEGGLNKARWSCSDTAQYGDFTSTVIDEHTRHNMEHQLQRIQDGSFAKEFMDDQAAGAPRFKELQQKYSHERIETVGPKLRSMFSWLKGKSADADENESFNGDIARTQVQE; this is translated from the coding sequence ATGGCAGCACAAATCTGGTACGAAGACGACGCTGATCTTTCCGTTCTCGACGGCAAGAAGGTCGGTATCATCGGTTACGGCTCGCAAGGTCACGCTCACGCGCTGAACCTGCGCGATTCCGGTGTGGACGTCATCGTCGGCCTGCGGCCTACCTCCAAGTCCGTTGAGTACGCCAAGGAGCAAGGACTCGAGGTCATGTCCGTTGCTGATATGGCAAAGGTTGCGGACATCATTATGTTCCTGGCTCCTGATCAGTATCAGGGCACGATCTATAAGGAAGAAGTCGAGCCCAACATGAAGCCTGATGCGGCGCTCGCATTCGCGCACGGCTTCAACATTCGTTACGGCTACATCAAGCCGGGCAAGGGCCACATGACCTTTATGGTCGCCCCGAAGGGCCCGGGCCACATCGTCCGTCGTGAGTACGTCGCCGGCCGCGGCGTGCCGGTGGTCGTCGCCTGCGAGAACGACGACAAGGGCGACGGCTGGGCCATCACCCTCGCTTACGCCAAGGCTCTCGGCGCTCTGCGCGCCGGCGCCATCAAGACCACCTTCAAGGAAGAGACCGAGACCGACCTCTTCGGCGAGCAGGACGTGCTCATGGGTGGCGTCAACCACTTGGTCGAGACCGGTTTCGAGGTCCTCACCGACGCCGGCTACCAGCCGGAGATCGCCTACTTCGAGGTCTGCCACGAGCTGAAGATGCTCGTCGACCTGATGAACGAGGGCGGCCTGAACAAGGCTCGTTGGTCCTGCTCCGACACCGCCCAGTACGGCGATTTCACCTCCACGGTGATCGACGAGCATACCCGCCACAACATGGAGCATCAGCTGCAGCGCATCCAGGACGGTTCGTTCGCCAAGGAATTCATGGATGACCAGGCCGCCGGTGCCCCGCGCTTCAAGGAACTGCAGCAGAAGTACAGCCACGAACGCATCGAGACCGTCGGCCCGAAGCTTCGTTCGATGTTCTCTTGGCTCAAGGGCAAGTCGGCCGATGCCGATGAGAACGAGTCCTTCAACGGCGACATCGCCCGTACGCAGGTACAGGAGTAA